From the genome of Scytonema hofmannii PCC 7110, one region includes:
- a CDS encoding helix-turn-helix transcriptional regulator, with translation MNGFQEWTQKRAKTTLTQSSELKLQGFHTQGRFLDDFGKGVVIVKGGSKYQPLFNYLQKSDRTEVTLTFAEIETLIGDSLPETARTQRRWWGNRSKGALQASAWMNAGYIVGEIDLERERVKFRKPASGYKVQSVTDTTKWNSDSIKALRLKMGLTQSELAEELGVRQQTVSEWENGIYEPTRATSKHLSMVAEKARFKYKTGE, from the coding sequence ATGAATGGATTTCAAGAATGGACACAAAAAAGAGCAAAAACTACATTAACTCAATCATCGGAACTAAAGTTACAGGGTTTCCACACTCAAGGGAGGTTTTTAGATGATTTTGGGAAAGGAGTCGTTATCGTGAAAGGAGGAAGTAAATATCAGCCACTTTTTAACTACCTACAAAAAAGCGATCGCACAGAAGTCACCCTTACTTTTGCAGAAATTGAGACATTAATAGGTGATAGTTTACCAGAAACAGCACGAACCCAACGGCGGTGGTGGGGAAATCGTAGTAAAGGCGCACTACAAGCTTCAGCCTGGATGAATGCAGGATACATTGTTGGAGAAATTGACTTAGAACGAGAGCGTGTCAAGTTTCGCAAGCCTGCTAGTGGCTACAAAGTTCAATCTGTGACAGATACTACAAAGTGGAATAGCGATTCAATTAAAGCATTACGTTTGAAGATGGGGTTGACACAATCAGAGTTGGCTGAGGAATTAGGTGTTCGCCAGCAAACCGTAAGCGAGTGGGAGAACGGGATATATGAGCCAACTCGTGCTACGTCAAAACACTTAAGTATGGTAGCTGAGAAAGCTAGATTTAAGTAC